A DNA window from Ipomoea triloba cultivar NCNSP0323 chromosome 10, ASM357664v1 contains the following coding sequences:
- the LOC116033328 gene encoding uncharacterized protein LOC116033328 has protein sequence MAFGLRNSGATYQRMVNKLFKGLLGSTMEAYVDDMLIKSRLKETHPTDLARAFKILKKSNGFEWTPACQSAFEDLKVYLSSAPVLSKPEKDEVLFVYLAVSDRAFAIEYKPRPAIKGQALFDFIVECTARDPEPDRPTALEESWWEVSTDGSSSKKAWWEVSTDGSSSKKGCGGVSTDGSSSKKGCGGGIVLTSPEGFKIYQALIFEFQPTNNEAEYEALIGGLRLAKQMKAEWLRARSDSRLIIGQLSSTIDAKEDRMIQYKDIALELLQQFKKYKLIQIPRMENTDADMLSKLTQEAPEYVSKIARIEEIGAPSIDVIEVRPVEIGEPDWMYDLKNYIANGTLPDDSSRAKKVKLRAPRFQLVDDRLYKRSFGGPLLRCLTSDEAKIVMEEVHEGICSAHQGPRTIAQKIILMGYYWPSINLDCEQYVRRCATCQEFHKLSGRPATYYQPVSEVIPFARWGVDLIGAFPMAAGRKKYVIVATDYFTKWVEAKALATITSH, from the exons ATGGCATTTGGTCTGCGGAACTCCGGAGCTACATACCAAAGGATGGTGAACAAGCTGTTTAAAGGATTGCTCGGATCGACTATGGaagcatatgtggatgacatgctcatcAAGAGTCGACTGAAGGAAACTCATCCTACCGATCTTGCCCGGGCATtcaag ATTTTGAAAAAATCGAATGGCTTTGAGTGGACGCCGGCGTGTCAATCGGCttttgaagatttgaaggtGTACTTGAGCTCCGCACCAGTCCTCTCGAAGCCAGAGAAAGATGAGGTCTTGTTCGTTTATTTGGCTGTGTCCGACCGAGCG TTCGCGATTGAGTATAAGCCCCGTCCTGCCATCAAGGGTCAAGCATTGTTTGATTTCATTGTCGAGTGCACCGCACGCGACCCAGAACCCGACCGACCGACTGCACTGGAAGAATCGTGGTGGGAAGTTTCTACTGATGGGTCGTCAAGCAAGAAGGCGTGGTGGGAAGTTTCTACTGATGGGTCGTCAAGCAAGAAGGGATGTGGGGGAGTTTCTACTGATGGGTCGTCAAGCAAGAAGGGATGTGGGGGTGGAATTGTGCTCACCTCCCCTGAGGGCTTCAAGATTTATCAAGCCTTGATTTTCGAATTCCAACCTACCAACAACGAAGCAGAATACGAGGCGCTCATCGGCGGGTTACGACTGGCTAAGCAGATGAAGGCCGAATGGTTAAGGGCACGATCAGACTCCCGGTTGATAATCGGACAGCTATCCAGCACGATCGATGCAAAGGAAGACCGGATGATACAGTACAAGGATATTGCGCTCGAACTATtacaacaattcaaaaaatacaaGCTGATCCAAATACCAAGGATGGAGAACAcggacgctgacatgctctccaagttgactcaagaagctCCTGAATACGTGTCTAAGATCGCACGCATTGAAGAAATCGGAGCGCCAAGCATTGACGTCATAGAGGTCCGACCGGTCGAGATAGGCGAGCCAGACTGGATGTACGACTTGAAGAATTACATCGCCAACGGCACTCTACCTGACGACTCCTcccgggcaaagaaagttaagtTGAGGGCACCGCGCTTCCAATTGGTCGATGATAGACTCTACAAAAGATCATTTGGTGGACCGCTTCTTCGGTGCTTAACCAGCGACGAGGCGAAAATTGTGATGGAAGAAGTTCATGAGGGGATCTGTTCTGCCCATCAAGGACCGAGAACAATCGCGCAAAAGATAATTCTGATGGGTTACTACTGGCCTTCGATCAACTTGGATTGCGAGCAGTATGTTCGACGATGCGCCACTTGCCAAGAATTTCACAAGTTATCCGGTCGACCAGCCACCTACTATCAACCCGTCAGCGAAGTAATACCATTTGCGAGGTGGGGAGTGGACCTGATCGGAGCATTCCCAATGGCAGCTGGACGCAAAAAGTATGTGATCGTGGCGACCgactacttcaccaagtgggtggAAGCAAAGGCGTTGGCAACTATCACTTCTCACTAG